The DNA sequence GTTTGATTTTTTAGTTTTAATTTAATATTTTTTGACATCTAACTCCTAAAGTTTATTTGTCAAGAAAATTGGTTATGGGTCTATTTTTTATATAATTAAAGTATGAACCGCAAAACACGTAAGATTATTATTTGAATCGCACTTATTCTAACTATCGCTGGTTTAATTTTAGGTTTAGCTCAAGGTATTTGAGTTATTACTGGTAATGAACCAAAAGTTCCATGATGAAAAGGCCTTTTCGGTAAGTAGATGAAGTCGGGATTTGTATCAATTATTGGAAGACCAAACGTGGGCAAAAGTACCATGTTGAATACTTTAATCAATAAAAAAGTCAGCATTACTTCTCATGTTCCAAATACAACAAGGGATCAAATCCAAGGAATTTATAATTCTCCAAATTCACAAATTATCTTTATTGATACACCAGGTATCACTAAGAATAGTAACTTGTTAGGGAAGAACATGCTAGCAAGATCACTTTCTTCATTGCAAAATGTTGATCTAGTATTGTTATTAATCGATGGGTCAAAACCATTACAACAAGACGATGACGAGATTATTGAAAAAGTGAAAGATTTAAAAACAAAAATTATTTTAGTAATTACTAAAATTGATTTAATGCCAAAAGAACGTCTAATAAAAAAATTGCAAGAGTTAGGTTCAAAAACAGATTTCTTTGCTTATATCCCGATCTCTTCAATTAAAAATAATAACTTAAATACCCTAATTAAGGAAATTGAAAATAATTTACCAGAGGGACCACAATACTACCATGAAGATGATGTCACTAATGTATCAAATGCTTTTATGGCAAAAGAAGTAATTCGCGAAAAAGCTATTTTCAATTTACATGAAGAACTACCACACTCAATAGCTGTTGAAATTACTAAATTTAAAAACAAAGAAAACAAAATTGATATTACTGCTAATTTAATTGTCGAAAGAGAATCTCATAAACCAATTGTCATCGGTGATAATGGAGAAAAGATCAATAAAATTACTCATGATACTGTAAGAGACTTGAGTAAGTACTGAGATAAAAAGGTTTATTTACAACTTCATGTAGTTGTTAAACCTGATTGAAAAAATTCTGCTTCAGAACTTCATAAATTACAATACAATAATTAAATGAGAACATTTGGTATTGTCATTAAAAAA is a window from the Mycoplasma sp. (ex Biomphalaria glabrata) genome containing:
- the era gene encoding GTPase Era, translating into MKSGFVSIIGRPNVGKSTMLNTLINKKVSITSHVPNTTRDQIQGIYNSPNSQIIFIDTPGITKNSNLLGKNMLARSLSSLQNVDLVLLLIDGSKPLQQDDDEIIEKVKDLKTKIILVITKIDLMPKERLIKKLQELGSKTDFFAYIPISSIKNNNLNTLIKEIENNLPEGPQYYHEDDVTNVSNAFMAKEVIREKAIFNLHEELPHSIAVEITKFKNKENKIDITANLIVERESHKPIVIGDNGEKINKITHDTVRDLSKYWDKKVYLQLHVVVKPDWKNSASELHKLQYNN